The Methanobrevibacter sp. genome segment GCATGGATTCCATTTTCAATCTTATGGTTTGGAATCGGAATGTTTCCGGCAGTATTCATTATATTTATGGGTTGTGTATTCCCGATTTTGGTTTATACAATTGATGGAGTTAAAAGAACAGATAAAGTTTTAATTGAATCAGCCCAAACATTAGGGGCAAGTGACTGGAATGTTTTAAGAAGGGTAATTCTTCCTTCCACAGTTCCATATATCGTTTCCGGTTTGAAAGTGGGTATTGGTATTGCATTGATGTGTACAATTTCTGCGGAAATGGTTGGTTCAAGCAGCGGTTTAGGTTATATGATTTTAACAGCTACCAGTTTATTTGATCCGGGTACAACCGTTGTAGGTATGTTGGATATTGGTATAATTGGTATTGCATTTGATTATGTATTTACTAAAGCACAGGACAGGATATTTTGGTAGGTGTTAAGTGTGTCAATTGAAGTAAAAAATATTAACAAATCATTT includes the following:
- a CDS encoding ABC transporter permease codes for the protein MFDNYRNKFIPLILPICLIIFWYLITEGLGLVNPYILPGPITVCESAWELILNGKLLANTLDTLYKVFGGLILASVVAIPLGILLGWYKTLEDIATLVISVLRPIPPVAWIPFSILWFGIGMFPAVFIIFMGCVFPILVYTIDGVKRTDKVLIESAQTLGASDWNVLRRVILPSTVPYIVSGLKVGIGIALMCTISAEMVGSSSGLGYMILTATSLFDPGTTVVGMLDIGIIGIAFDYVFTKAQDRIFW